A window of the Streptomyces sp. JB150 genome harbors these coding sequences:
- a CDS encoding polyprenyl synthetase family protein, which yields MTETSAPIENGSPPSSPELDSATTVGNRLRTDLERVRERMRALALPPDRRIRPPVAHGLERSGRMLRPALALLSSYLLEERPGVTSQRVIDGAAAVEILHLATLFHDDVIDRAPLRRGRPTVNARYGDSLALLGGDYLLARCMHIAASLGADRLSEMAQTLIDICAGQMIETRQLFDPRRTEEDYFDAIAGKTARLLKAACTTGALAPGAKDESAAVLEYFGERLGMAFQIWDDILDITGQGTGKQPGQDIANGVYTLPVIDAIRARPERLLPLLDDGPPTPEACRELIAVVWECGAVGRAAEVARRHMADALRAVESHAAFAGRAPAIRQQLRSLVGTFAAQHPALRVLDAATVSATVPDPVVTAALPDPAVTAPDAFEAMART from the coding sequence ATGACGGAGACTTCTGCTCCGATTGAGAACGGATCCCCGCCCTCGTCGCCGGAACTCGATTCCGCGACGACGGTGGGAAATCGGCTCCGAACGGATCTGGAACGCGTCCGGGAACGGATGCGCGCCCTCGCCCTGCCGCCGGACCGAAGGATCCGTCCGCCCGTCGCGCACGGACTGGAGCGTTCCGGCCGGATGCTGCGGCCGGCCCTGGCCCTGCTCTCCTCGTATCTGCTGGAGGAGCGGCCGGGCGTCACCTCGCAGCGGGTGATCGACGGCGCGGCGGCGGTGGAGATCCTGCATCTGGCCACGTTGTTCCACGACGACGTGATCGACCGGGCGCCGCTGCGCCGCGGCCGGCCCACCGTCAACGCGCGGTACGGGGACTCCCTGGCGCTGCTCGGCGGCGATTACCTGCTGGCCCGCTGTATGCACATAGCCGCCTCGCTGGGCGCGGACCGGCTGAGCGAGATGGCGCAGACGCTGATCGACATATGCGCGGGCCAGATGATCGAGACGCGTCAATTGTTCGATCCGCGGCGCACCGAAGAGGACTACTTCGACGCCATCGCGGGAAAGACCGCCCGACTGCTGAAAGCCGCGTGCACCACCGGGGCATTGGCGCCCGGCGCGAAAGACGAGAGCGCGGCGGTCCTGGAGTATTTCGGGGAAAGACTCGGCATGGCGTTCCAGATCTGGGACGACATTCTCGACATCACCGGTCAGGGCACCGGTAAACAGCCGGGGCAGGATATCGCCAACGGCGTCTACACCCTTCCGGTGATCGATGCGATCCGGGCCCGTCCCGAGCGTCTTCTGCCTCTTCTGGACGACGGTCCACCGACACCCGAGGCATGCCGTGAACTGATCGCGGTGGTGTGGGAATGCGGAGCCGTGGGCCGCGCAGCGGAGGTGGCCCGACGGCACATGGCGGATGCCCTGCGGGCGGTCGAGTCCCATGCCGCGTTCGCCGGTCGCGCCCCCGCGATCCGGCAGCAACTCCGTTCCCTGGTCGGCACGTTCGCCGCCCAGCATCCGGCTCTGCGGGTGCTCGACGCGGCGACTGTCAGCGCCACCGTCCCGGACCCGGTGGTCACCGCCGCGCTCCCGGACCCCGCGGTCACCGCCCCGGACGCCTTCGAGGCGATGGCCCGCACCTGA